GCACACACTGGAAGAAGATGGTCTTGGGTGTGCAGAACCACTGCGGGCTGTAGTGATGCTGCACACAGCAGCTGCTGTGGCACTCGGAGTGGTCCAGGCAGCTGTACCCGTTGGGCTGCAAGGCAGCAGGAGAACACACCCTGTTCCACACGAACCTCCCACCTCCCGCCCGCCCCGTGCCCCGCGCGAGGAGTCAGGGCACACCTTCCGCCACGACAGACACTGCAGGAAGACGGTCTGGGGGCTGCAGAATTTCTGCGGGTTCAGGCTGGTGGTGACGCAGCAGTCACTCTGGCACTCGGAATGTTTCTCGCAGGCCTCCCCGATCCCCTGCAAAGTCGGGGCTTCATCACCAGCTCCGGGACAAGAACAACTGCCTGGGGCATCTGTCCTGCAGACCTGGCCTTCTGGAAGGGGCTCTCAATTTAGAAACAGCTTCTACCTCTGCTCCTCAGTTCTTCCCTGGGGCGCCCCATCCTCCAACTTGGATCCTGTGCTCCGTTCCCTGGGACGCTTTCTGGAACCAGAAATCCTTCCCTGCTCCCGTTTCTCCAACAGTAGGTGCCCAGTGGGAAGGGGTCTGGCcaaggaggggaagggaaaggggatgaCCGACCACCAGATGTCACAGAGACAGAAGGGCAAACCGAGGCTCAGAACCACGAGGGAGgccagggagaggcaggaggtGGGAAGGGGGAGGAACGCAGAGAAGGTTTCCAGGCTGAGCCCTGCAGGTCACGGGTGAggggctgaggctcagagacatctCCTGACCTGCCCGAGATCCCCGAGCTAACGAGCAGTGGGAGTCGGGACACGGACCCAGGTCTGCTCCACCAAGCCCGGCCCGGCCCGTCACAGGCACCTGTGGGCAGAAGGTGCTTCCTGCCTGCAACCAGAGGTCGGCAGTCCTTGGGGTCTCAAACCCCACTGCAGTCTCAAGAAGTCAGCGAGACCCCAAGcagcttctgtgtgtgtgggCTTTACCACTGGCTTTTACTGCATTAGGCACTAAAACTGAgagaacttaaaaatatttgtggattaatgtattttaaaataatattacattcattacatgttaacatagtgtatttttatgaaaaacgaATTTCTGTGCAAAAACACAAAATTAGTGAGAGACTGGTACGGTTTCacatttttgccacattttttttctgacGTAGAAGACAGCTGGATGCCACTTCTGTCTCAGCATCTGCTGCATGGCACATGCAGGCTCTGGAAAATGCCGGGCCACTCGTGGGAGAATGTTATGGTAGAGACGACTTCCACCTCGTGGCCCCCAGAACGGGGCTGGAGACCCCCGGGGGTCCCAGGGCCTCTGGGGCTGCCGCCTGGAGGGGGGTGGCTAGAGCCGGGCAGCCCCGGAGAGACCCCGCGCGCGGCCAGGGCGCGGCACTCACCTTATGGAATCGCCGCCTGGCTCGCAGGACGCTCTCGGGAGCGAAGGACACCAGCGCCACCGagggcaggagcagcagcagcagcggcggcgCCCCGAGGCCAGCCATGGGCTCTGCAGACCTGTCAGTGCCGGGGCCCTGTGAGCCGGTCCCCACCGCCGGCGCTCCCAGCGGGACGGCGCAGGCTCCCGGCCCCGGTGTCGGTTATGAACCCGAGCGGGGGCCTCGGCGCACGGGCTGCTCCTCCGGGTCTCGCCTCGGGGTCCCCTGTCCGGGGAGGCCTCCTGGGCCCGGCACCTGTGCCCCTCACCGGCACCGCCCGGCCCGGACGGCGGCGAATGCGCCTTACCTGGTGGAGACTGTGCCCAGCGTCCCTGCCCGGGCACCTGTGCCCACGCGATGCGCCCGGAAGCCCCAGGAAAGCCGGGTGGTCGCGGCCCTTCCCGGGAACCCGCGGATGGGGGCCGAGGGCGAGGGTATGCGGGAATCTTGCTTTCCTTCTCCCAGGACGCGACCCTAGGGCGCCGGCAGCCACGCGCCCCCCGACGTGGGAGGCCCCCAAGGACGAGAGCGAGCGAGGGGGGTCGGGCGCGCTGCCCCAGCCCCCGTCCCCGGCCGGGCCCCAGCGCGTCGCCTGTGGCCTTCCTTCCCTGCTAACCGGGTTCACGGCGTTTTCTCCACTCGCACCGGGGCGTCCAGACCAACTCTCAGCCCCCGGAGCCCGCGGTCAAGGCAGGAGGAGCTCATGCAACAGCCGGGAATAAACTCCTCAAGGACGGGGGCGCAGCTAAAAGCCAGCGCGAGGGCCGGGGGCCGGAGGGGCCCAGCGGGCCCGGGAGGACCGAGGACGCGGCGCCCGCCCATTTGGAACACCAGGCGCGCGGACTGAAGGCCCCGAGGCCTCTTTCGGGGCTTGgccctccccgccccgcccccgggaCCGCGCACTGCGCCGACCGAGCTCCCGCAAGGAACCGGCGAGGCGAGCGCGCTGCCCCGGGCTGCACCTGGGAAGCGGGGCGCAGCTCGCAGCAGGCGCTGGGCGCACGTCGGTCCCCTCGGTGCCTGTTTGTGGGGTGCCCGCTGCATGGCAGCACTGTGCCAAACGCTCGCCATGCGCCATCGCATTCAATCCTCACGAAGACACGGGTCCCGGGAGCTCAGGAACTGTTCTGGGAGGAGAACCACAGCGAGGGGCGCGACGGGGCACTCCCCTCGCGGACCCCTCCAGCCCCGGCCGTGCACGGGCCTGAACTTCAGCGACCTCCGGAGTACGATCCCTGCGTTGTGGGAGGCCTCTAACATCCTGAGGTTCCCTTTTCTAACACAAATCTGTCTCCCATATTGTCCTAACTCGAGCAGTCAGAAGCCCCTGGACAAGTCTAAGCGCCTGTCCTTGCGACCCAGCACAACCGGAAGGGAAATGGGGCGCTGCCTGGTGTCCCCCCTCACCCCTCCCTGCGAGAGCGCCTCCAGGTCAAACGGGCCAGCGCGGAGCTCCTTCTTCAGGCGACAACGTGCTTGATCCACTCATTTTGTCACTCGGCTGCACCCTTTGAAGAGGGCCCGGAGGACTGACAAGGCTCCCAGGGGGCTCTGGGGACACCCGCTCTTGTTCTCCAGAGCTGCTGTGTGGCCTCGGGTGACCTACTCACACTTCCTAACGCTCCAGCTCGTCAAGTCCCTACGTCCTTTTACTCCAAGAGTGGAACACGCCATGCCCGTCCACGGACCCAGGCACCCAGCGCGAGGACCAGCGCCACAGGCTCCGAGGGGGGAGACGCCTCAGAAAGGGGGGCCCAGGAGATCAACCGACAGGTAAGAAGCAGGGGTGACGGCGGCAGGAGTAATGTCAAAAATTCAAAGGCAGAAATGTCGGCCGAGCCGAGGAAAGCCGTTGTCTGTGGTGGGGGTAGCTTAGCGTCTCCTCCAGCCCAGCTTTCCCGGAGCAGACCATTTCAGGCCTGTCCCTGCCACACGCCCCCCCAGGCAGCCCTGGGACCTGCCGGAGCCGGGTGGGTGCAGCGCAGAAAACAGCAGGTGCAGACAAATGGGAGGTCCAAGCACCATCGTCCTCACCTCTGAGGGCTGGAGATAAACCAAGGGGGAAATCCCAGGGCAGGGCGTGGGCAGGAGCCATGGTGGTGGTGCCTGGGGCTCTCCCGACGTGGGCACGTTCTGTCTGCCAACTCATCGAAGCCTCGCTTCAATCCACCCGGGGTGGTAGACTGCCGGCGCTGTCCCCTGCTGCACCCCCGTCCTGCCCTGTCGTCTGGGGTGCACGCCCGCTCATCCTGGGCTCGGCCTTGGGCCTGCGGTGGCCAGTGGGATGCTGGCAGACGTGAAGAGGCGAGCCAGGCTTGAGGGGGACTCACTTCTTCCAAGCGGGCATCCAGTAGCCCCAACTGGTTTAGTAAAAAGGTCTATTTCACCTCCACTGAGTGGCAACACAGTTTCACACACTAAATTTCCTTACATGTTTTGGACTTCCTCCtggttttctattctgttccactgag
This window of the Choloepus didactylus isolate mChoDid1 chromosome 23, mChoDid1.pri, whole genome shotgun sequence genome carries:
- the LRCOL1 gene encoding leucine-rich colipase-like protein 1 — its product is MAGLGAPPLLLLLLPSVALVSFAPESVLRARRRFHKGIGEACEKHSECQSDCCVTTSLNPQKFCSPQTVFLQCLSWRKPNGYSCLDHSECHSSCCVQHHYSPQWFCTPKTIFFQCVPWRKSQRVQEQVLPQGHRSQQLAVHPPERDPGPVLALMTWTWTTNVRLLDEAVPGPQTRLESAPSSCCPFSSCYDC